From the Tachyglossus aculeatus isolate mTacAcu1 chromosome 21, mTacAcu1.pri, whole genome shotgun sequence genome, one window contains:
- the NPW gene encoding neuropeptide W: MARRAGPGVGGWTGSGAWMWPPPPVPSPSPPPPPPPPLLLVLLGLLVLSGQVAAWYKHVASPRYHTVGRASGLLMGIRRSPYLWRRALGARPPDAPASPRDPWAGAGDPWVRAGPRRRRTLSLPRDGVCGPSCGTSGLQNGDPGQAGQPGQPDSPESWLRRCPPSLSSSSRPRTRSRRALLA, translated from the exons ATGGCGCGCCGagcggggccgggggtcggcggctgGACCGGGTCTGGGGCCTGGATGTGGCcgccccctcctgtcccctcgccctctcctcctcctcctcctcctcctcctctgctgctgGTCCTGCTGGGTCTGCTGGTCCTGTCCGGCCAGGTGGCCGCCTGGTACAAACACGTGGCCAGCCCTCGCTACCACACCGTGGGCCGCGCCTCCGGCCTGCTCATGGGCATCCGCCGCTCGCCCTACCTCTGGCGCAGGGCCCTGGGGGCTCGACCCCCGGATGCCCCCGCCTCGCCCCGGGACCCCTGGGCAGGGGCCGGGGACCCCTGGGTCCGGGCCGGGCCGCGAAGACGCCGGACACTGAGCCTCCCGAGGGACGGAGTCTGCGGACCGAGCTGTGGGACATCGGGACTCCAGAACGGGGACCCGGGGCAGGCCGGGCAGCCCGGACAGCCAG ACTCTCCGGAGAGCTGGCTCCGACGGTGCCCCCCGAGCCTGTCGTCCTCCTCGAGGCCCCGGACCCGCTCCCGACGAGCCCTTCTCGCGTGA